One Clavibacter zhangzhiyongii genomic region harbors:
- a CDS encoding MetQ/NlpA family ABC transporter substrate-binding protein: protein MTTQAPLIDAPKRKSRLGLIIGAVVVVLAIVAAALFATGAFSGGGKAVRIGVVGASDPQWPAFVDAAKAEGIDVEIVDFTEYPQLNPALSEGEIDLNQFQHLVYLAQYNEGAGDDLTPIGATAIYPLALYSQKHGSVDEIPEGGTVVVPNDESNLARSLLVLQSAGLVTLKGGGSSISTLDDVDQAASKVTVTTVDAALTATSLPDADAVIINNDYVTDAGLTSDDAIAQDDPSDPNSLAYVNVFASRADDAENETYRELARIFEDTPAVVDALVENSGGTAIPLKTPADELQGILTTTEKAVADQKAGR from the coding sequence ATGACCACCCAGGCACCCCTGATCGACGCCCCGAAGCGGAAGAGCCGCCTCGGCCTCATCATCGGCGCGGTCGTCGTCGTCCTCGCGATCGTCGCGGCGGCCCTCTTCGCCACGGGCGCGTTCTCGGGCGGCGGCAAGGCCGTCCGCATCGGCGTCGTCGGCGCGAGCGACCCGCAGTGGCCCGCCTTCGTGGACGCCGCGAAGGCGGAGGGCATCGACGTCGAGATCGTCGACTTCACCGAGTACCCGCAGCTGAACCCCGCGCTGTCCGAGGGCGAGATCGACCTCAACCAGTTCCAGCACCTCGTCTACCTCGCGCAGTACAACGAGGGCGCGGGCGACGACCTCACGCCCATCGGCGCCACCGCCATCTACCCGCTCGCGCTGTACTCGCAGAAGCACGGCTCGGTCGACGAGATCCCCGAGGGCGGCACCGTCGTCGTCCCCAACGACGAGTCGAACCTCGCCCGCAGCCTGCTCGTGCTGCAGAGCGCCGGCCTCGTGACGCTGAAGGGCGGCGGATCCAGCATCTCCACCCTCGACGACGTCGACCAGGCCGCCTCGAAGGTCACCGTCACCACGGTCGACGCCGCCCTCACCGCGACGTCGCTGCCCGACGCCGACGCCGTCATCATCAACAACGACTACGTCACCGACGCCGGCCTCACCTCCGACGACGCCATCGCGCAGGACGACCCGAGCGACCCCAACTCCCTCGCCTACGTCAACGTCTTCGCGAGCCGCGCCGACGACGCGGAGAACGAGACCTACCGGGAGCTCGCGCGGATCTTCGAGGACACCCCCGCCGTCGTGGACGCGCTGGTCGAGAACTCGGGCGGCACGGCGATCCCGCTGAAGACGCCGGCCGACGAGCTGCAGGGCATCCTCACCACCACCGAGAAGGCCGTCGCGGATCAGAAGGCGGGTCGATGA
- a CDS encoding TraR/DksA family transcriptional regulator, producing MPEDPAPVDPRTALAVLRADTLALIRGLDRDVAAIVEARQDANSDDEHDPEGATLAFERSQSDAMIREARVRLADVDAAVARLDAGAYGRCEVCDEAIPAGRLEIRPAARRCVAHA from the coding sequence GTGCCGGAGGATCCCGCCCCCGTCGACCCGCGCACGGCCCTCGCCGTGCTGCGGGCCGACACGCTCGCCCTCATCCGCGGGCTCGACCGTGACGTGGCCGCCATCGTCGAGGCCCGCCAGGACGCGAACTCCGACGACGAGCACGACCCCGAGGGCGCGACCCTCGCGTTCGAGCGCTCGCAGTCCGACGCGATGATCCGCGAGGCCCGCGTGCGCCTCGCCGACGTCGACGCCGCGGTCGCGCGGCTCGACGCCGGCGCCTACGGCCGCTGCGAGGTCTGCGACGAGGCCATCCCGGCGGGCCGGCTCGAGATCCGCCCGGCTGCGCGCCGCTGCGTCGCCCACGCCTGA
- a CDS encoding MarR family winged helix-turn-helix transcriptional regulator, with protein MPSRDEVDRIVDAWRRERPDLDFSPLEVLSRVGRLSRLLERARRSAFQESELESWEFDVLSALRRAGDPYQLSPKALLQQTLVSSGTMTNRIDRLVARGLVERRTDPHDGRGILVVMSDAGRSRVDTAITRLVAEEAELLETMPAADRGVLAGLLRQLILDLDDDGA; from the coding sequence ATGCCCAGCCGCGACGAGGTCGACCGCATCGTCGACGCGTGGCGGCGCGAGCGGCCCGACCTCGACTTCTCGCCGCTCGAGGTGCTGTCGCGGGTCGGGCGGCTGTCACGGCTCCTCGAGCGCGCCCGGCGCTCGGCGTTCCAGGAGTCCGAGCTCGAGTCGTGGGAGTTCGACGTGCTGTCGGCGCTGCGGCGGGCGGGCGATCCCTACCAGCTGAGCCCCAAGGCGCTCCTGCAGCAGACCCTCGTCTCCTCCGGCACCATGACGAACCGCATCGACCGGCTCGTGGCGCGGGGACTCGTGGAGCGGCGGACGGACCCGCACGACGGGCGCGGGATCCTCGTGGTCATGTCGGACGCCGGGCGCTCGCGGGTCGACACGGCGATCACGCGGCTCGTGGCCGAGGAGGCCGAGCTGCTCGAGACGATGCCGGCCGCCGACCGCGGCGTGCTCGCGGGGCTGCTGCGGCAGCTCATCCTCGACCTCGACGACGACGGGGCCTGA
- a CDS encoding methionine ABC transporter permease yields MDALTPLLPLLGRSTVETLTMVLLTLLFGGLGGLLMGLGLYLTRAGSLLPNRAVFAVLNVVVNTFRPIPFVIFLVAAQPLARLVTGSGIGQPAVIFTLSLGASFAISRIVEQNLLTVQPGVIEAARSVGASPVRIISTLLIPEALGPLILGYTFVFVGIVDMTAVAGAVGGGGLGNFAIVYGYRQFEPVVTWAAVLIIIVLVQVVQLIGNRLARAALRR; encoded by the coding sequence ATGGACGCGCTCACCCCGCTCCTGCCGCTCCTCGGCCGCTCGACGGTCGAGACCCTCACGATGGTGCTGCTCACGCTGCTGTTCGGCGGGCTCGGCGGCCTCCTCATGGGCCTCGGCCTCTACCTCACGCGCGCCGGCAGCCTCCTCCCGAACCGCGCCGTGTTCGCCGTGCTCAACGTGGTGGTCAACACGTTCCGGCCCATCCCGTTCGTGATCTTCCTGGTCGCCGCGCAGCCCCTCGCCCGCCTCGTGACGGGCAGCGGCATCGGGCAGCCGGCGGTCATCTTCACGCTGTCGCTCGGGGCGTCCTTCGCCATCAGCCGCATCGTCGAGCAGAACCTGCTCACGGTGCAGCCGGGCGTGATCGAGGCGGCCCGGTCCGTGGGCGCGAGCCCGGTGCGGATCATCTCCACGCTCCTCATCCCGGAGGCGCTCGGGCCGCTGATCCTCGGCTACACGTTCGTCTTCGTGGGCATCGTCGACATGACGGCGGTCGCGGGCGCTGTCGGCGGCGGCGGCCTCGGGAACTTCGCCATCGTCTACGGCTACCGGCAGTTCGAGCCGGTCGTGACCTGGGCGGCGGTGCTGATCATCATCGTGCTCGTGCAGGTGGTGCAGCTCATCGGCAACCGGCTGGCCCGGGCGGCGCTGCGCCGCTGA
- a CDS encoding LysE/ArgO family amino acid transporter: MHPLAHALSGFGLGFSLIAAIGAQNAFLLRQGTRREHVGVVVLICAVSDLILIGLGVAGVGAVIEAAPVAIVVIRVLGACFLAGYAALSLLRALAPHGLQVAASAPRSLGAVVAACLALTWLNPHVYLDTVLLVGSVAAGHGDGRWAFGVGAMVASCVWFTLLATAARVFAPVLARPAAWRVLDTVIAAVMLVLAVQILLPLVPAGPGEGVRILVATVVCALLAGVVAMWSTVRRRRDAGRATDAAAAERTAAVAADPAAATPGAPAPTPRGTPEGSALLDRA, translated from the coding sequence ATGCACCCCCTCGCGCACGCGCTCTCCGGCTTCGGCCTCGGCTTCTCGCTCATCGCCGCGATCGGCGCGCAGAACGCGTTCCTCCTCCGCCAGGGCACGCGGCGCGAGCACGTGGGCGTCGTCGTGCTCATCTGCGCGGTCTCCGACCTGATCCTCATCGGCCTGGGCGTCGCCGGCGTCGGCGCGGTGATCGAGGCGGCGCCCGTCGCGATCGTGGTCATCCGCGTCCTCGGCGCCTGCTTCCTCGCCGGCTACGCCGCGCTCTCGCTCCTGCGCGCCCTGGCGCCGCACGGCCTGCAGGTCGCCGCGTCCGCGCCCCGCTCGCTCGGCGCCGTCGTCGCCGCGTGCCTCGCGCTCACCTGGCTGAACCCGCACGTGTACCTCGACACGGTGCTCCTCGTCGGATCCGTCGCCGCGGGCCACGGCGACGGCCGGTGGGCGTTCGGCGTCGGCGCGATGGTGGCGAGCTGCGTGTGGTTCACGCTCCTCGCGACGGCCGCCCGCGTCTTCGCGCCCGTGCTCGCGCGCCCGGCCGCGTGGCGCGTGCTCGACACCGTCATCGCCGCGGTGATGCTCGTGCTCGCGGTGCAGATCCTGCTGCCGCTCGTGCCGGCCGGGCCGGGGGAGGGGGTGCGGATCCTCGTCGCGACCGTCGTGTGCGCGCTGCTCGCGGGCGTCGTCGCCATGTGGTCGACGGTCCGGCGGCGCCGGGACGCCGGGCGCGCGACCGACGCCGCCGCCGCGGAGCGCACCGCCGCCGTGGCCGCCGACCCGGCCGCCGCCACGCCCGGAGCGCCGGCCCCGACGCCGCGAGGAACACCGGAGGGGTCCGCGCTGTTGGACCGTGCATGA
- a CDS encoding methionine ABC transporter ATP-binding protein codes for MTDAPHVSLRGVGKQYPPRAKGEPGLAALADVDLDIRRGEVFGIIGYSGAGKSTLVRLVNALERPTTGTVSVDGREIQGLPERELRKLRLGIGMVFQQFNLFTSKTVWGNVAYPLSVAGMPKDQQQRRISDLLHFVGLADKAHARPDELSGGQKQRVGIARALATSPAILLADEATSALDPETTSEVLALLRRVNEELGVTIVVITHEMEVIKSIADRVAVMDSGRVIEQGEVFDVFSRPTTDAARRFVSTVVAGVPEAEEVARLRARHPGRLVTLSFADGGATQTEVFRALAAAGIAFEVVHGGITDIQGRTFGNLTLALGGDPARIDEVLAADRAGVTVTEVV; via the coding sequence ATGACGGACGCCCCGCACGTCTCCCTGCGGGGCGTCGGCAAGCAGTACCCGCCGCGCGCCAAGGGCGAGCCGGGCCTCGCCGCGCTCGCCGACGTCGACCTCGACATCCGCCGCGGCGAGGTGTTCGGGATCATCGGCTACTCCGGCGCCGGCAAGAGCACCCTCGTGCGGCTCGTGAACGCGCTCGAGCGGCCGACGACGGGCACCGTCTCGGTCGACGGCCGGGAGATCCAGGGCCTGCCCGAGCGGGAGCTCCGGAAGCTGCGCCTCGGCATCGGCATGGTCTTCCAGCAGTTCAACCTCTTCACCTCGAAGACCGTGTGGGGCAACGTCGCCTACCCGCTGTCCGTCGCGGGCATGCCCAAGGACCAGCAGCAGCGGCGGATCAGCGACCTCCTGCACTTCGTCGGCCTCGCCGACAAGGCGCACGCCCGGCCCGACGAGCTGTCCGGCGGCCAGAAGCAGCGCGTCGGCATCGCCCGAGCGCTCGCCACGAGCCCCGCGATCCTGCTCGCCGACGAGGCCACGAGCGCGCTGGACCCCGAGACCACGAGCGAGGTCCTCGCGCTCCTCCGCCGCGTCAACGAGGAGCTCGGCGTCACCATCGTCGTCATCACGCACGAGATGGAGGTCATCAAGTCCATCGCCGACCGCGTGGCCGTGATGGACTCCGGCCGCGTCATCGAGCAGGGCGAGGTCTTCGACGTGTTCTCGCGGCCCACGACCGACGCCGCGCGCCGCTTCGTCTCCACCGTCGTCGCCGGCGTGCCCGAGGCCGAGGAGGTGGCGCGCCTGCGGGCCCGCCACCCCGGCCGGCTCGTCACGCTGTCCTTCGCGGACGGCGGGGCCACCCAGACCGAGGTCTTCCGGGCGCTCGCCGCCGCGGGGATCGCGTTCGAGGTCGTCCACGGCGGCATCACCGACATCCAGGGCCGCACGTTCGGCAACCTGACCCTCGCGCTCGGGGGCGATCCCGCGCGCATCGACGAGGTGCTCGCGGCCGACCGCGCCGGCGTCACCGTGACGGAGGTGGTCTGA
- a CDS encoding LLM class flavin-dependent oxidoreductase produces MTVPLSILDLAPIAPGETARDSFQASVALAQQAERSGYRRVWYAEHHNMASIASSATSVLIAHVASQTSTIRLGSGGVMLPNHSPLTIAEQFGTLETLHPGRIDLGLGRAPGSDQATFRALRRDPASSDRFPEDVVELQGFLAGESQVPGVSATPGAGTRVPLYILGSSTFGAQLAAALGLPFAFASHFAPDMLLDAVAIYRRDFRPSEQLDAPYAIAGINAIAADDRADAERQFAGVRRARLMMLLRQSGQIPATQTFTDDELDRLLEAPVGAHVASMMTYTGIGTGAEVSDYANRFAEQAGVDEVIVGHASQQTSERLRSVELLADAHALVAA; encoded by the coding sequence ATGACCGTCCCGCTCTCCATCCTCGACCTCGCCCCCATCGCCCCCGGGGAGACCGCCCGCGACAGCTTCCAGGCCTCCGTCGCCCTCGCCCAGCAGGCCGAGCGGAGCGGGTACCGCCGCGTCTGGTACGCGGAGCACCACAACATGGCCTCCATCGCGTCGAGCGCGACGAGCGTCCTCATCGCCCACGTGGCGAGCCAGACCTCCACCATCCGGCTCGGCTCGGGCGGCGTCATGCTGCCGAACCACTCGCCGCTCACCATCGCGGAGCAGTTCGGCACGCTCGAGACGCTGCACCCGGGCCGCATCGACCTCGGCCTCGGCCGTGCCCCCGGCAGCGACCAGGCCACCTTCCGGGCGCTCCGCCGCGACCCCGCGTCGTCCGACCGCTTCCCGGAGGACGTCGTCGAGCTGCAGGGCTTCCTCGCCGGCGAGAGCCAGGTCCCCGGCGTCTCCGCGACCCCCGGCGCCGGCACCCGCGTGCCCCTCTACATCCTGGGATCCTCGACCTTCGGCGCCCAGCTCGCCGCGGCGCTCGGCCTGCCGTTCGCCTTCGCCTCCCACTTCGCGCCCGACATGCTCCTCGACGCCGTCGCGATCTACCGCCGCGACTTCCGCCCCTCGGAGCAGCTCGACGCGCCCTACGCGATCGCGGGCATCAACGCCATCGCCGCCGACGACCGCGCCGACGCCGAGCGGCAGTTCGCCGGCGTCCGCCGCGCGCGGCTCATGATGCTGCTCCGCCAGAGCGGCCAGATCCCGGCCACGCAGACCTTCACCGACGACGAGCTCGACCGCCTCCTCGAGGCCCCCGTCGGCGCCCACGTCGCGAGCATGATGACCTACACCGGCATCGGCACGGGCGCCGAGGTGTCCGACTACGCGAACCGCTTCGCGGAGCAGGCGGGCGTCGACGAGGTCATCGTCGGGCACGCGTCGCAGCAGACGTCCGAGCGCCTCCGCTCGGTGGAGCTGCTGGCCGACGCGCACGCGCTCGTCGCCGCCTAG
- a CDS encoding LysR family transcriptional regulator ArgP, whose translation MMDIRTEHLRTLAAVIDTGTLDAAARALRLTPSAVSQRITALERSAGRVLLRRTRPATTTEAGDAVLRHARQVLLLERDLDGLLGVGDGDAPRAGTAAVPVVVNGDSLASWLLPAFAALAAETGQAVEVLREDEHHSLDLLRDGSAMAAVTSVRDPVQGCTSERLGRMRYRALATPDYVAAHLPDGPTPSALAAAPLVMYDRKDAMQDRWLRARRAPVGQPRHYVPSSAEFVTAVTLGMGWGMLPDLQAEELVERGALVPLAEGSHVDVALHWQRWSVDSPVLADLTRHVRAAAASLR comes from the coding sequence ATGATGGACATCCGCACCGAGCACCTGCGCACGCTGGCCGCCGTCATCGACACGGGCACGCTCGACGCGGCCGCCCGCGCCCTGCGGCTGACGCCCTCGGCGGTGAGCCAGCGGATCACCGCGCTCGAGCGGAGCGCCGGCCGCGTGCTCCTCCGCCGCACCCGGCCCGCGACCACCACCGAGGCGGGCGACGCCGTGCTCCGCCACGCCCGCCAGGTGCTCCTGCTCGAGCGCGACCTCGACGGCCTGCTCGGCGTGGGCGACGGCGACGCGCCCCGTGCCGGCACCGCCGCGGTGCCCGTGGTCGTGAACGGCGACTCGCTCGCGTCGTGGCTGCTGCCCGCCTTCGCCGCGCTCGCCGCGGAGACCGGGCAGGCCGTGGAGGTGCTGCGCGAGGACGAGCACCACTCCCTCGACCTGCTGCGCGACGGATCCGCGATGGCCGCCGTCACGAGCGTGCGGGACCCGGTGCAGGGCTGCACCTCCGAACGGCTCGGTCGGATGCGCTACCGCGCCCTCGCGACGCCCGACTACGTCGCCGCGCACCTGCCCGACGGCCCCACGCCGAGCGCGCTGGCCGCGGCGCCGCTCGTGATGTACGACCGCAAGGACGCCATGCAGGACCGCTGGCTGCGCGCCCGCCGCGCACCCGTGGGCCAGCCGCGGCACTACGTGCCGTCGTCGGCGGAGTTCGTCACCGCGGTCACGCTCGGCATGGGCTGGGGCATGCTGCCCGACCTGCAGGCCGAGGAGCTCGTGGAGCGGGGCGCGCTGGTGCCGCTCGCCGAGGGATCCCACGTGGACGTGGCCCTGCACTGGCAGCGCTGGAGCGTCGACTCCCCCGTGCTCGCCGACCTCACCCGGCACGTGCGCGCCGCGGCCGCCTCGCTCCGGTAG